In Helicobacter ibis, one genomic interval encodes:
- a CDS encoding deoxyguanosinetriphosphate triphosphohydrolase family protein, whose translation MENLLPHTRFYPSNEDFRSSFERDRDRIIHSSSFRRLEYKTQVFLNSSGDYFRTRLTHSLEVSQIARAISKNLGLDSSLSEAIALAHDLGHTPFGHAGGDMLDEVLKENDYKNGFDHNFQSFRVVSKLEKRYKDFDGLNLTFATLEGILKHSYPYDKPFLSDELKSIFKTGFHPSLEAVVVDISDEIAYVSHDIDDGIKYGLISFDTIQENELIKDCMRYVESNEGVCRKDKIFRHRFTSRLISVLVYDVLENSQKIMQQQPQCSCFKSTESLLISHSKDIQSEIKKIKKILFSELYKHKEIQTKMFVGKKCIKTLYECLSSDVNLLPKDLKLRVQNGGKLHRICADFIASMSDRYALSLYNELK comes from the coding sequence ATGGAAAATTTATTGCCACATACTAGATTTTATCCATCAAATGAAGATTTTAGAAGTTCATTTGAGAGAGATAGGGATAGAATTATACATAGTTCATCATTTAGGAGATTGGAGTATAAAACTCAAGTTTTTTTAAACTCTAGTGGAGATTATTTTAGGACGCGTCTTACACATTCTTTGGAAGTAAGTCAAATAGCAAGGGCGATTTCTAAGAATCTAGGATTAGATTCATCTCTAAGTGAGGCAATAGCACTAGCACATGATCTAGGTCATACTCCTTTTGGTCATGCAGGTGGTGATATGCTAGATGAAGTATTAAAAGAAAATGACTATAAAAATGGATTTGACCATAACTTTCAGTCATTTAGGGTTGTAAGTAAGCTAGAGAAGAGATATAAGGACTTTGATGGGCTAAATTTGACATTTGCAACTTTAGAAGGAATACTAAAACATTCCTATCCCTATGATAAACCATTTTTGAGTGATGAATTAAAGAGTATTTTTAAAACAGGATTTCACCCATCTTTAGAAGCAGTGGTGGTAGATATTTCAGATGAGATAGCATATGTTAGCCATGATATTGATGATGGTATAAAATATGGGCTTATTAGCTTTGATACAATACAAGAAAATGAGCTAATAAAAGACTGTATGAGATATGTAGAATCTAATGAGGGGGTATGTAGGAAGGATAAAATTTTTAGGCATAGATTTACTTCTAGGCTTATTTCTGTGTTAGTCTATGATGTGCTAGAAAATTCACAAAAAATAATGCAGCAACAACCGCAATGCAGTTGTTTTAAAAGCACAGAATCCTTACTTATATCCCACTCAAAAGATATACAAAGCGAAATTAAAAAGATAAAAAAGATTTTATTTAGTGAGCTATATAAGCATAAGGAAATACAGACAAAAATGTTTGTAGGAAAGAAATGTATAAAAACTCTATATGAATGTTTAAGCAGTGATGTAAATTTGTTGCCAAAAGATTTAAAACTAAGGGTGCAAAATGGAGGCAAACTACATAGAATCTGTGCAGATTTTATAGCTTCTATGAGCGATAGATATGCACTTTCATTATATAATGAGCTGAAATGA
- a CDS encoding lactate permease LctP family transporter produces the protein MEWFQVYNPTGNLWLSALVAFIPIALFFISLVVLKLKGHVAGFLTVLSAILIAIFVYKMPLDKVIYSFVYGFLYGLWPIAWIIIAAIFLYKLTLKSGYFDILRESIIAITPDQRIQVILIGFCFGAFLEGAIGFGGPVAITAALLVGLGLRPLYAAGLCLIANTAPVAFGAVGIPIIAMAGVVNVPALEISSVAGHMLPPLSLFVPFFLIFLMDGFRGIKETYPVALVAGGSFAIVQFYTATKLGPELPDIASAIVSIAATTIFLKFWQPKNTFKFDSDIGGEQTLSVKSYTPKQIILAWIPFVILVFMIIIWTQGWFKALFAQDGILAFTSLKFNFESLSNIIQTAPAVSSDKAVKSVFEIPLILAVGTSIFFTALITMVVLRINIQTAVQTFGETLNEMKFALLTIGLVVGFAYVSNYSGLSATLALALAQTGDAFAFFSPIVGWIGVFLTGSDTSSNLLFGTLQQLTARQLGVPEVLFLAANSVGGVVGKMISPQSIAIACAAVGLVGKESELFRYTVKYSILLVIGIGIFTYLLAFVFTDLIPM, from the coding sequence ATGGAATGGTTTCAAGTTTATAATCCAACAGGAAATCTTTGGCTTAGTGCATTGGTTGCATTTATTCCTATCGCATTGTTTTTTATATCTTTAGTTGTTTTGAAGCTCAAGGGACATGTTGCTGGGTTTCTTACGGTTCTATCTGCTATATTGATAGCTATATTTGTATATAAAATGCCACTTGATAAAGTGATATATAGTTTTGTTTATGGGTTTTTGTATGGATTGTGGCCTATTGCTTGGATTATCATTGCTGCAATTTTTCTCTATAAGCTAACGCTAAAATCGGGATATTTTGATATTTTGCGAGAATCGATAATTGCTATTACCCCAGATCAGAGGATCCAAGTAATTTTAATTGGATTTTGTTTTGGTGCATTCTTGGAGGGTGCTATTGGCTTTGGAGGACCTGTAGCTATTACTGCTGCATTGCTTGTTGGATTGGGGCTAAGACCGCTTTATGCAGCAGGACTTTGTTTGATAGCAAATACTGCTCCTGTTGCTTTTGGTGCTGTTGGGATTCCTATTATTGCCATGGCAGGAGTTGTAAATGTTCCTGCATTAGAAATATCATCAGTAGCAGGGCATATGTTGCCACCTTTATCATTGTTTGTGCCATTTTTCTTAATTTTTCTCATGGACGGATTTAGAGGGATAAAAGAGACTTATCCAGTTGCTTTGGTAGCAGGTGGAAGTTTTGCTATTGTGCAGTTTTACACTGCAACTAAACTCGGACCGGAATTACCAGATATTGCCTCTGCAATTGTATCAATAGCGGCTACTACTATATTTTTGAAATTTTGGCAACCAAAAAATACATTTAAGTTTGATAGTGATATTGGTGGAGAGCAGACGCTTTCGGTTAAGTCTTATACCCCAAAGCAAATAATACTTGCTTGGATTCCATTTGTTATTTTGGTGTTTATGATTATTATTTGGACGCAAGGCTGGTTTAAAGCGTTATTTGCACAAGATGGAATCTTGGCATTTACTAGTCTGAAATTTAATTTTGAATCGTTATCAAATATAATACAAACAGCACCTGCAGTAAGCAGTGATAAAGCAGTAAAATCAGTCTTTGAGATTCCTTTAATACTAGCAGTTGGAACTTCTATATTCTTTACTGCATTAATTACTATGGTTGTCTTAAGAATAAATATCCAAACTGCAGTTCAGACTTTTGGAGAGACATTAAATGAGATGAAATTTGCACTTCTTACAATAGGGCTTGTTGTTGGCTTTGCCTATGTTTCAAATTATAGTGGATTATCTGCAACCTTAGCACTTGCTTTAGCTCAAACTGGTGACGCCTTTGCTTTCTTCTCTCCTATAGTTGGTTGGATTGGAGTGTTTTTAACCGGTAGTGATACAAGTTCGAATCTACTCTTTGGGACATTACAACAACTAACTGCAAGACAGCTTGGAGTGCCTGAAGTGTTATTCTTAGCGGCTAATTCTGTTGGTGGTGTCGTTGGTAAAATGATAAGTCCTCAAAGTATCGCCATTGCTTGTGCGGCAGTTGGCTTGGTTGGTAAAGAATCAGAGCTATTTAGATACACAGTTAAGTATTCTATATTGCTTGTAATAGGTATAGGAATCTTTACTTATTTGTTGGCGTTTGTATTTACAGATTTAATCCCTATGTAA
- a CDS encoding MBL fold metallo-hydrolase: MKFDFENFYILREPFGEYQTNCYILCSNNSSIIIDPGINATSWVLENAKSPLAILNTHGHFDHIWSNYELQTKLNIPLICPKEDSFMLLSDCFSTGLTPSKPDVLIDDTNSGQTFADFEISFLHFPGHTPGCSVIVANHKQNKEEKVMFSGDFIFYRSIGRSDFPYSNTQDMIDSLKRFLDIKEDMPIFPGHGEETSIKKEQINIPYWLTRLT, translated from the coding sequence ATGAAATTTGATTTTGAGAATTTTTATATCTTAAGAGAACCTTTTGGCGAATATCAAACCAACTGCTACATACTATGCTCAAATAATAGCTCTATAATAATAGACCCCGGAATCAATGCTACTTCATGGGTGCTAGAAAATGCAAAAAGTCCATTAGCCATACTAAATACTCATGGGCATTTTGACCATATTTGGAGCAATTATGAATTACAAACAAAGCTAAACATACCGCTAATATGCCCAAAAGAAGATTCATTTATGCTTCTTAGCGATTGCTTTAGCACAGGACTTACTCCATCAAAACCAGATGTCTTAATAGATGATACTAATAGTGGCCAAACTTTTGCAGACTTTGAAATATCATTCTTACACTTCCCCGGACACACACCTGGTTGTAGCGTGATAGTAGCAAACCATAAACAAAACAAAGAAGAAAAGGTAATGTTTAGCGGTGATTTTATATTTTATCGTTCCATAGGCAGAAGTGATTTTCCATACTCAAACACACAAGATATGATTGATAGCTTAAAAAGATTCTTAGATATAAAAGAAGACATGCCAATCTTCCCCGGACACGGAGAAGAAACAAGCATTAAAAAAGAACAGATAAATATTCCCTATTGGCTAACAAGGCTTACATAG